CCTCCTCGGGTTTGTGAAACATAATCACTAATCCTTACATTGTCCATTAGTAAACCCTCTTATCTTATCTTTCCCCTAATTACTTGGTGTAGACTGTGAAGATTGACATTAATATTGAAAGGGATCTAGCCTACGcgcttaaagttaaagaaagtCCACAGATATTGTTCTTACAAGGAAACAGGATACTGTACAGGGAAAAAGGTACTTCTTGTATATTGCCTCACTAGTTTGATAAATTAATTGTAATCTTTTCAGCTAAATTCATTGTTATGTATAAATCTGTGCAGACATTCGTACGGCTGATGAATTGGTTCAAATGATAGCATATTTTTACTACAATGCAAAAAAACCTTCATGCATTAATGATGCAGCTTTATCTCAACAGTCTTAGTCAACGGAGGTACTGATGCTGACTGGTTAAGGCTTTCATTAGAAGCTCATAGATTAatgtcattaaaaatattttaacttcaACGCATATCTCAGATTAAGTTGGCAGAAGGATAGTCAAAGAGGCAATGGAGCATGGATCGATCCCCATGTAACTGGAATCAACAGTGGTTGTTTTGTTCACTGGAAAACTTGAGTATATAATTGCAGACAGAACCTTAGAAGAATGACTGGTTGAAACGAGATGATGGTACTTTCCGCTTGATGCCTCCAGCTGCTGATGTAATTAACAAGTGGAAGGTTGATATTCTATAAAGAGCTTAAACTAATGTATGCAAGCATACTATATAGAAGACAATAGTTGGAAGAGAACTCTCAGTTGCCATAATCTTACTTTAGTTTTATTTGCTTGTTTACATGTCATACTAGCCTAAAATGTCTATAAAGTActttataattaattagaaaagttCATGCATCTTCTGCTACTTACATGTACTTTTCTTGACCTTGCTAGCTACaactaaattggagtttatCTTTTTCAGAGAAGACGTTTGTCACGTTAGGTATGGAACTTTTTTCCATTAATGCTAACCTAGATAGATATGAATGGATAATGTATTGGTACCTTGCTTTCTTCCATCTTAAGATAGGAAAGTTCAGATCAGATAAACAAGACACAGTATGTTCCTTGGATGGGTTAACTATGTCtgcttttatttgttttagGTTATATTGAGATACTAAAGTGCTTTcttttcaaaagttttgaatATCACATTATCAGGAATATGCCCTGATTAAAGAAATGTTAAATCACTCAACATCAAACCTAACTAGGACCATTTGTAGATAATACAGTTTAACAAAGCCTGAATTCTGAATAGACTCAACTAACAAACTTTTTCCTAATTAATCTCTTAAATATTCGGTGATTTTTTTAGAGGAATTTTCACATATAGTCACTCAAATATACCTTAATTATGTTTCATACTATAGTTTACTAATTAAAATTTGTAACTATAGTTATAAcagagtttgtataattcatgcAGCGTTAgtatacgtttgtataattcgctatacaatttacAGTTTTTGtatagtgtttgtatatttcactagaCAATTCATACacagcgtttgtataattccctatacaatttgtagtgtgtgtatattttgctatacaattcgattcgcgCACGGCATTTGTataaatcgcgcgaattatacaaaactcaaactatattcgcgcacaacgtttgtataataatgcacaacatttgtataatcgtgcaaattatacaaaaatcaaactgtaattacagctaGATGTTTGTCGTGAGccgtaattaattcaaactatagctatgttagctaattaactagtatatatttgtttatccacATAATTTtctgtcatgccccgggagggtaccctaggcgtagccagcactcgaaggccatttctgacctccgagcgaaccacctggtctagtCACACCTTCATTCAATCGTATTCTCTTAGCgaaaaactcaaataatgaaatactgatcatacatacatatatatatatatatatgggggccgaaggccaaacatttacaacccaataagacaataaaataagactcctcaaaataatagttcgacctccccacactccagtctatgaagcctctatcaaagcctaagaggtgcccatgacaagtccatggctaccaacaatcaaaataagagaaacgACAACagactatacaagaaagctcaacatcccccggaaactaggaggactcaccaactagctgggagcgtatgtggatcttcaacggagcgccggttgatgaccgctagtacctgtatctgcatcatgaaacgatgcaggccaaatggcgtcagtacatggaatgtacgagtatgtaaaatggccgactGCAACGAACATTAAGGAAAAATTtatcaactcggaagctcaactctAGAGGAAtaccaactcaatcaaatgtcctaagtctaaacaataatatgatttagacgggaccaatcacgtacaattcaactcaatctaattcagagtactatcaagacctatttaggagtttctcttattcgacaaccatcacttatgagcaagtgaaagtacaacaaaccgacgttgttgctgcatccgttcatactttgccaaggtatgaacgaatcaacaaatcatggatccaatccaaccaggtcctataatgtcagcaCAAATCTCTCAGGGAAGCATCCggctttaacggttccatcccccctacgtttggcgatgcagttattgggtttgactatggactatactcttgcccaattcggtgctcgatactcctcccaagactcaatgctcataaaactccatccaatcaactcaatcaaatcacatcaacAAGTcttattacaaccttgtcaactcatcaactctatcacactCGTATCTCTTCTAAttatactatccgatcaatctcaatcatatcttcaaaagaaatttaaatgcacatatatagcaacatctagatataatcaatcatttcctccatccatatgagaaatctttgagactcatcacaatttcaagactttaaatttacatttttataataagcaatatttttaagaaaatagcatcctttatcaaaaTCTACGTAGTCAAGAAGATCAATAGAACTTATTTAACAACCcattttcatcaactcatactcacatagaggctcattttgggaacttcttaactcaacaacatcaatacatatagaatcaaataaataggggataaaactcatttaaacttagaccatgccaagaaactccattttcatgaacatctaacctcaaagcaagaatagggcacatgggtggactcaacccatgttttggatagccttacataccttagtgaagacttgaagaaacccttgtggttgggtcttcaatggaaactcaaaccttgaacctcttggaactcttcttgttggggaaggatttggagaggaagaagaagagaaggagagagagagagagagaagaggtttctagggcttttagagagagagtgggggctgaagaaatgatcccaaaatagtctagggtgatacatatataatttggggcaattcccaaattgccccttctcaaaagttctgaaaaataggcaaaaatgcacctggcgcgatagtggcgcatcgcgccattgcagcgccaggctgaaacacgcctaaaacctgcacacctcgtagtggcgcgccacgccagagaccaaactatcgaggcatgtttctggcgcgatagtggcgcgtcgcgcccttacagcgccaaggccaaattttctgggttctggaaatttggcctgaaaaatcctgcacaacttttagtggcgcgtaaggaccaaactactgaggcatgtttctggcgcgatagtggcacgtcgcgcccttacagcgtcaaggccatttccccagcagttgcagcctaggccaaaaatgaaattcctgccgtgctagttcatcttaggattgtcatatcttttgactcggaactccaaaatttacgttcttggcggcgttggaaagaagactcgacgacccttaatttgataggtcgtgggccacttAGATTGACGCCCTTTAAAAGATAGGGCCTtcaaaagtcgacccttatacgaactcatcctaaacttagccacgacggatcttttgggcttagctcggtcctaggggtccttggtgaccccacatTAGAGAAGTGATGTAGAGTTTTTGGAtaaatcaaagaaaaacatatgtataaaaattatgtatactatattagagatttttgttttcattctttttcattatttttattacattgtaatattttttttattctctatcgattcataaattattttctctttatttacgATGTATCATTTCTCCTCCGTAGAATGTGGCTTACGAGCAATTTCGATATTCGGCaagttaaaatatatatattacttaattatggtgtagtaataaaaatgtaagttaagatatgtattctttaggttaatgtaaatattaaatgcggataaatttttattgtatattaactattaaaaaaatatggtattaccgaataccgtaccgaaccaAAGTTTGATTTACCGATTATCGAATTACTGAACCggagtttgaaagttcggtatttggtatatactttgaattaccgattaccgaattaccgaatccgaactttgaaaataccgaaccgaatatcAAACGCGCACCCCTATGTCCAGACACTGAGCTATTCCCAAAGTTTTCTGATATTATTGTATCCTATTATGTTCAGATTTTCTTATGCGTGATCGTTAATTTCTTGTTGAAGCTGAAATAATTTTTCTCTGTTTGCTTGATCATACCTGTCTTCCAATTCATCCTAGAGTTCCTTAGCGTTATTGACATATTGTAGACTATCGCTCAAGTCCTTTGATAAAGAGTTCAATAACCAACAAGTTATCATGTCGTCACATCGTTCCTATTGTGTGAGTTCAGGAGAATTCTCAGCTGGTTTGGGGATTTTTCCATTTATGAagccaattttatttttcattgaaaGAGCTCGAAGTACACCTCGCTTTCAAGATCTGTATCCGGATTCGTCAAAAACGATCGAAATTATCGAAGTCCCTGCATTTTCTGATGGATGGATGTAAAATGCATTGTTCGAGGCATGATTTTCTGGTGTCTGATTTGTAGCAGTTGAATCTATAACCATTGTTGAAGGAATGAAATAGTGATGGAGGAATCGGATAGATCTAAGTTGAACTTAGATGAACTTCAATACTGAAAATCTATGATAGAATCTGAAAATTTCGAAGATTCCAGATGAGTGATTGTGAGAATGAACCTTCACGGCTCTGAAACTATGTTAGAATGCTGAGATTAATTGAGATTCAACCTAAAACTCCATTGAAGGAGCTCAGAGAAGATGAACTTGAAAATATCTAAGAAGAAGTTTGAGAGAAGaataaattgaaaaatgaaaattgtGATTGATTTCACTGCACTactgcatatatatatatatatacatataagtAACAAATTCACATCATCTAGAAGATTGCTAACTAACCAGCTAATTCTTAAGTAACTCCAATCTTTAATTTACAAAACTGCCATTCAGCATTATCTAAACTTAAGTTTAGATAAGCTAACTTAATCTCAACAAACTTCATACCAAATTAAAATATCACAATTAAATTAAAACGAATAGAGTACGATAAACGAGTTGACTCGAACACCAATCTGATTAAGAAAAAGTTTCATGCGCTTCCAAATAACATATTGTATGATGGGACAAACAAACCATTTAATTGATGAATAATTTTATAACACTTATCAACTTGGGATGATAGGAATATACTATAAAACGATCCAGACATTTGGCAAGTATGAGAGGTTGTCACGAAGGCTTTAATTTTGTCATAACAGAAAAATTACAATTTAAAAACGGTCCCATTTACCCACCAATGTCATTCTCAATTTTCTTAATTCCAATATCCATTCATTTGTTTATTCTTGTCGTTTTCTTTTATGCGTACCATAGCCATCTTAAAAGGCGTATGTACCCTTCTACATATTTGGAAAATATATGCTTGCAAAGTATTAATAATTTATCCTATTATATATATTCCGTAGAGGTCTGAAAAAGATGGAAGGCATGAAATCTTACTATTATTTCATAGTGATAGAAAAATTACTTCGTATATTTTTATGAACACCTTTTAGTTATACTAAAATTTGGTCCAAAGATTTTAGGTGTTAAATCAGATTAATCAAGTTAATTAATTTGGGACATATCTCTTTCTCATCGGAGGATCACGAAATTCACGTGGTCAAGAAACATCAACTCTTTATATTGACGTGTTTTTGTGTTATTGGACTTTTAAATgctttatattttaattgtatACTTTTATGTAAGTTGACTTGTAACAGTTCCACCTCTAGGGGTAAATCAGTAAAAATTGATATAGTTTTCGTAACGGTTACACTTTCTCGTGACTACAGGAGCGATATATTAATCAGGGGACCGTTAAGGtactaccctactaaatttcaCTTCCAAAAATACCCCTTCTCATCGAACGGGGATTTTTTCGTAATTTGATAATTAATGAAACAATTTAGGAAACTGAATTAAGGATAAGATTcaatttccctattttagagaaAAAGTGACCGACAAATCTTTTTGAATCAATTTAGCTGAGAGTCCCAAACGGCAAATATCAAACTTGTCATTATCCAGCAAATTACAATATGTTttcctaattattattttcagcTACCCATTTTGAGTTAAGTGTTTTACGATTATTTAAGATATTACGTGGATTAATATATTACAAATGTCATTTTCAAGGAGAATAATGTCATTTCACACAGTGATGCATGTCACAAGGTGAGCTCCTCCACCTCACAAGTGTACACCCTTTCCTTGACCTAAACCTCATAAACCCTCTCTTAGctccacacacacacacacacacttccatatttatatatagatagatagatacatatagaaagagaaagagagaatcTAGAGAGAGAAAACAGAAACCCCATTTCTCAGaaagaacaaaaatagaaaTGGCAACTTCAACCCAGTTCCCCGACGATTTTCGGTGCCCGATTTCCCTTGAGATTATGTCCGACCCGGTTATTCTCTCTTCGGGTCACACCTTTGACCGCTCTTCAATCCAACGATGGGTCGACTCCGGCCACCGGACTTGCCCGATTACCAAGCTACCCATTTCCGACCCGGTTGCTCTCATCCCTAATCATGCCCTTCGTAGTCTCATTTCCAATTATACCCTCGTCTCTTTCCCGAAACCACTATCTTACCCTGATCCACAATCCCTTATTCAAACCCttgttgcttcttcttcttccaattTGGATTCTAAGCTCAACTCGCTTGACCAACTCAGTAGGCTTTCCAAGCGTGACTCAGCGATCCGAAGGAAACTCACCGAGTCAGGCGCTGTTTCTGCTGTTCTCAATTGCGTTAACTCGGATGATGAATCGGGTGGTTTGCAGGAGAAAGCGCTTCATTTGTTGTTGAATTTGAGCTTGGATGATGATAACAAAGTGGGGTTGGTGGCAGAAGGGGTTGTGGGGAAAGTAGTCTCGGCGTTACGGAGAGGTGCTGGAGACTCGAGGGCAGTCGCCGCCACTGTTTTGACGAGTTTAGCGGTGGTGGAAGTGAATAAGGCAACAATTGGGGCTTACCCAGATGCAATTCTGGGGTTAATTTCGTTGCTTTGGGGTGGAAATggtagagagagaaaggaagctGCCACCGCTCTCTACACGCTGTGTTCTTTTCCTGATAATCGGGTTCGAGCAGTGGAAAATCGAGCTGTTCCAATCCTGATTCAGAATGCTAATTCGGGACTAGAAAGAGCTGTTGAGGTATTGGGATTGTTAGCAAAATGTAAAGAGGGTCGTCAAgaaatgattaaatttggtgggTTATTGGATGTTTTgataaaattcttgaaaaatggaTCTTCAAGAGCTGTGCAATATGCTCTTTTGACTATCAGTTTGTTGTGTAACTACAGTGAAAGGATGCGTGTGTTGGCTGTAAGAGAAGGGGTGTTTGAGATTTCTATTGGCTTATTGGAAGATGATAATGAGAAAGTTAGAAGGAATGCTAAT
The sequence above is a segment of the Solanum dulcamara chromosome 11, daSolDulc1.2, whole genome shotgun sequence genome. Coding sequences within it:
- the LOC129874735 gene encoding U-box domain-containing protein 8, with amino-acid sequence MATSTQFPDDFRCPISLEIMSDPVILSSGHTFDRSSIQRWVDSGHRTCPITKLPISDPVALIPNHALRSLISNYTLVSFPKPLSYPDPQSLIQTLVASSSSNLDSKLNSLDQLSRLSKRDSAIRRKLTESGAVSAVLNCVNSDDESGGLQEKALHLLLNLSLDDDNKVGLVAEGVVGKVVSALRRGAGDSRAVAATVLTSLAVVEVNKATIGAYPDAILGLISLLWGGNGRERKEAATALYTLCSFPDNRVRAVENRAVPILIQNANSGLERAVEVLGLLAKCKEGRQEMIKFGGLLDVLIKFLKNGSSRAVQYALLTISLLCNYSERMRVLAVREGVFEISIGLLEDDNEKVRRNANSLIQVLQGKRLSL